The genome window CTGCCTGGAATCGCTCCAGCGTCCCTGGTGAGGACAGAccccagggagggctggggggcccgGACCTGGAGCAGCCTCAGGGACACGGGGCCCTGTGGCAGCTCCGAGAGGCTACTGGGAGATTGGCCCCATGTGGACCTTCACCcaggaacacacacacaggatgaggctggggggggggggtgtctcaatCAGTGCCAGGTGCCCTGTTCCCAccctctgagggggaggggctggtgggaaGCAGGGTTCTTACCCCATTCATGGAAAAAGAAGGGCTGAGCCTTCCCTCGCTGACCCCAACCATGAGCTGGAGCCCGGATctcagcagctggccctggggagcagctccaTGCTCCTGTGTGGGAGCCCGGGCCAACCCCCGTCTCCTCCCGGCGCAGGCAAGTTTAATCATCCACACTCACTTATTCTGCGCCTTAAAATAGCTCTCCCCTCTACTCCCCTCAGCTGCTTGCAGCTCCCCCCAGGCATGGGTTGGAAAGAACACGCCGGAGACAGTGGCTTTTAGGAGGTTCTGACCCGCCCTCGTCAGTGAGTGGCGGGGGCAGCTCGTTTATTTCACATTCCATTCATAGCACCCCAAAACCAGTAGGTGTGAAACACTCAGCCTTGGACAGGGAGAGAGGCCGCCTGGGGGAACTGAAAGCTATGGGGGAAACCTGCACCCAGGGGCCAGGCCTGTTTCATTCcccagagccggggggggagggggcaccctGGCCTGGTGTTTCCATCACCCCACTCAGTTTGGGCTAGAGCAGAACAGCTCAAGATTGAAACAAATGAAGCCGGACCCCTGAGCTTGACCAGCCAGCCGAAGCACCTTCCCCTAAGGCTGCTGGGAAATTTAGCTCCCCCCCATTCTGTTAAATCAGCAGCACATGGGCTGCGAGGGCTGGTCTATGCTGAAAATTTACATGGACACATCGCATctcgcaggggtgtgaaaacccCCCGCCGCCAAGAGCCAACCCCACTAGACCCAGGGACGAATTCTGCCCCGGCCCAAGCTGCCGCTGCTccaggaggtggattaactcccGGCGCTGGAGCGAGAGTCTATGCTGAAGAGCTCAAGCAGGGTTCTCAGCAGAGACGCAGCCCGAGACTCCCACACCGCCCCAGCATTCGAGGCCAGTCTCCCACGCTACCCCCGTGGCTCTAGAGAGAAACCAACAGGCGCCGGGGCCTCGAAAGCTGCTGCTAAATTAACAGGTGCAACAAAGCCACCGTGGGGCCGGTGCCAGGCAAGGGGGAGCAGGGCCACCCAGAACGGCAGGGTGCAGTCTGACTGACGAGGCTGGGGTGTGGAGGCCCAATTCTAGAACAACCTCCCCAGTTACACTTTCCCTGCCCCACAAGGTGGGTAAGTAAGAACCACCCtcttttggttttaaatttcCATGTAATccttccaccccaacccccactcctccccttttATGTACTTCACCAAATCTATCCCATCCGCCATCTTCACCCCAAGAGCTCGATTGGGCCCTTGGTTAGCAGGTACAGACCCCGCGGCCAGCTAGGAACATTTTAAGTACAACCACGAAAACAAATCAACCCCAAAACAAACTGCAAATGCTAGGACACTGCTCCTTTAAGATGGAACTGTGGCCAGGAGGCAAGGCCTGGATCTAACCAATGGACACTTTTCACTTGAGGCAAAGCTAAGAATGTGGGCCTAGCAAACTCTTGTCCCCACCCACTTTGGAACCCATGTTCCTGCCCCCTTAAAGTCACACGGGCTTAATTTAGCTGAGCCTCTTTCACAGCTACCCTGCAATATCATGGAGCTTAGGAGCTATTTATGGCTTCAGGATTTACTTTCAAGGCAAATACTCTGTTCTCTTTGCAACTGCACAGGCTGGGGAAAGCCAGCCCCAGGTGGGATTTGTATGCAACAGAATGGCCCACAAAAGTCAGGAATTACTTCAACGTGGGGTCAAGGTTTTGGGGGCATGAGACAGGGAGAGAAATAGGGACGCAGAGACGGGTGTGATGATCCAGAAAAAAACAGCCAAGTTGGCACTAAATTAGCAGGGACGAGGGTGGATTTTCATCTGATCTTCTCAGAAGTGGGTCAGAGCACAGCGGCTTCCTAAGGGGAGGAGAAGTGGATTTTTAAATTACCAGAGCGAAGAGGGtattttttaatgttgtttttaaaataagccCATTGTCCTGGGGATAAAAGTTGCCCTGTTTCAAATAAATAGATTTTGATCTAATAAATCTGTGGTTTTTTAATCCCCCAATGAGGAGAAAAATCAAGGTTAAAAAGACATCCTTGTGTTTAGTTCCCTTAAAACTCCAGTAGAATTGGAAACAGGGCTTAAACTCAGCAGAGGAAGGGGCTGATTTGCAGCACTTTTCAAAGGGGTAATTTGAAAAAGATCCTTTTAGGGCAGGCAGGGGTTTAATGGCTTTCCATCTCCCTCGGCACAGCACAGGGACTGAGGTCTGAGGACTAAACACCGCACAAGCGACCCTGTTGAAGGACCTGGCTCCGAGAGTCAAACCCTGTCTTTTCACGGCAGCCCTGGCTCAGCACGGGATGTTCTAAGGCAGCACCCGCCCCTTGCCTTCCACAGCAGCGCAGCGGGGAGCTAGCTGAGTGTTTCGTTTCGATGCATGCCTTGCAGGGAGGGCGGGACAAGTGCCAGAACAGCTGGTTCTTAAACACAGATTGGGCTCACAGGAAGCCAGTTCTCAGCCCTCCCGGATCTGGAGCTAACTGCTAGCAGAGAGCGGCTAGTTTAAACACTGCCTCGTCTAGGAGCAGGGATCTGCGCTCTGCTCAGCACGGATCCAGACTGGCAACATGGTTTAGCCTCCTCTATGCAGGCAAAGCCAACCACTAACACACCAgactggggagtggggtgggcccACTGTGATCTGTGTGAGCCGTGCAGGTTCGAAGCGGGACAGATAGGGTCCCACACTGGCTGGTGGCTGGGTCGTGGCAGAAAGCGGGACTGGGGAAGGGAAATTAAAGGAGACCAACACACGGCTAGTGGGTGATGGATGGAAGCAGAGTAGCTCAGCCTTGCCCCAGGGGCTGGTCATCTCAACAGCAAAGCAACCTGCACACAAGTTCTGGGCTGGGCGAGGAGCCCACAGACCCCCTCGACCAGccccaaatcccttctccccaccccagagcaagCCCCATGCAGGAGAGGGGTGCAACTGAATTCACCCACGGCCCAggcgccgggggaggggggctgggactaGGGGCTGGTTCTGTGACTCAGATCCCCAGCTGTCCAGttccacggggaggggggaaaaaagagcatTTCCTCAAGCCAGAAGGCTGGGCTGGTCGAATCTGGATGTAAGTTTGTctgattggggggggaggggggaattgggGTCTCTCCCATGTACCCCTTAAATAGACGGGAATAGATATAGAGAGAATTTTTTCATATATaaaatttttttcttcctttttccttgCATCACTCGTCATCGAAGTTCTGACTCAGCAGGAAATTGGCAGCCAGGTTTTCATTCTTCTCACAAGCAAAGTACGCCTGGATGACCAGACTTTCCGGGAATCCTAAGGCCTTTAACTGAGGGGACACAAAGAGAGAAGAGTCAAAAGGATCCTGCCTGGGAACCCTACTCTTCTCTGCCACCCTGTATGTCCCAGCTGCCCTCTGGAAGCAAGCCGCTCCGGAGCAGAGCGCCTGAGCCCACTTGGGATGCTCGAATGCGGGGGTGAAAGAGGGGCTGTGAACCCCTCAGGTTCAGGAGGCCGGGGGAGAACCCCCCCCCGAGTACAGGCACTGCGGAGGACGGCCGTGCTGTCTTTGAGGACTCCCTTGTGCAGGGGCACAGCACTGCACCCCAGGAGACCTGTGACTTCGACAGGGCTGTTACCTTAAAACCAGCTCTCCCCCCCGTTCCCAGCCCCCGTGCTATCTCCTGGAGGCCTGACAACCTCACCCGCGGTCCCCGCACCGGGAGTTGTAACCCGCCACAGGGCGGGGGTGAGGTACCAGCTGGCAGAGCCGagccgaggtttggagatgcagctaGAAACCGCGGCTGAGTTGTTCTGAAGCACAGAAGAGCGTGCCGGCTGCAGGGAGCTAAGACGCAGAATGTGGACTTGAGCCTGAACCTACAGGAGGAGGAAAGAATCCACGGGAACAAATGGTACAGCTAGATTCTTGGTGGGATGCAGCCAGGGAGACCAcgccaggctggggaaggcacTGAAAGAACTGGAGGCTcaagtgatcttcagtgggattctatcTGGCCCTAGAAGAGGGGAGCGAAGGCGAGAGAAGATGATGATCAACAtctggctcaggcagtggtgctgccaggagggctttgggatgtttgaccactgggaggcaGTCACGGGCAGAGGACTGTTCTCCGGGGACAGACACCACCTGAGTGGGGAGGGCGACAGATGTCTGcgatggaggttggcacaactgattagaagaagagctttaaactagggaCTCAGGGCGGGCGTAATCTCCACACCTGACTAACAGTGAGCAGGAGGAAAGTCAAGTACAAGAGGATACGGCAAGGGAGAAAGGACCAACGGAGGGTAGGAGAATGGATGACAAGGTCCCAACGCCACTGACAGTAACGTTGGGAAGGGGATACTGCAGTAGAACGACTGTCCCTTATTGGGTGAGGAACGTGGGTGAAGCTGAGCAGATAACGAAGATGTCTGTCCAGCGACGCGAGGTGCTTGGGGAACAATGTggagggacaggaagtgaaagccGAGACGATCGGGAGAAGAGAACTGGTGAGTGGAGCACAAGCACTGAAGGGAACGTGCCGTGCAGGGGACAGACGTAAAGGTAAAGCGGGGCGGTGCAGCACTGGACGTTAATGACGAGGAAGAGTAGAAAAAAATGAGAAGTGACGGAATGGATAAAATGGAACCTATCTGGGTCACAaccactttggggaagaaagctcaGAGAGGCTCCGCTGGGATGGTGCTTGGGGTCTGCTATGGACCCTCAGGATCTGGAGAGAGACCTCTAATGAAATCAACATGACTGGGAATTGGGATTACaggagactttaatttcccagacTAATTGGGGGACAAGCACTCCCAATAACGGTAGGGCCCAGCTGTTCCTTGATGGgacagctgacagatttcttcactgaACCATCAAGAGCTGATTTCGTTTTGGTGAGAAGTGAAGGCCTCATAGAAGAGCTGGTTGTAgagggacaaccttggttcgagtgctCATGAGCTATTCACcgtaaatggaaggataaacaaagtAGGTCTGAATCTAGAGTCctggatttcaaaagggcaaCTTAAAAAAAGTGAAGGGAAGTAGTTTGGGAATCTGACTGGCCTggagaactcaaggatctgaatgcgGAGGAGGCTTGGCATTATTTTAAGTCAAAGgtgcagaaatggtctgaagcctgcatcccaagcatgGGGGGGAAAATCACAGGGAAGGGCTGCACATCAAGCATCTCAACCAGGAGATTGAGAGAGCAGAAAACCTACAAGGAACAGAAGGTGGGATGGATCAGCGAAgaacactttctgacctccaagagggaGTGTAGgggagaactgccaaaagccaggcagagctggagcttgccaaggaaattaaaaccacCAGGAAACGGTTCTTTAGccatagaaataaaaagaaaacaaggaaagaagaagtgggaccgctaagcacTGCGGATGGggaggagattaaagataatctaggcctggcccaacacctaaacgaAGGCGGTGTCTCGGTTTTTCATAAGGGTgatgcattttgggggggggggggggggcagtggcagggcggCTGAGGGCACGAGGATACGGAGGTAGAAATGACCATAGCCGAGGTGGAGGCCGAACTCAGTTTAACAGGAGCATGTCGGGGGGCcaggataatcttcatccaagaatattaaaggaactggcatgtAAAATTGCGAGGCCTATAGCAAGGATTTGTAATGAACCTGTAAACTCGAGGGTCGTATCCTGTGACTGTGGAATTGCTAACACAGAACTTGTATTtaagggggatgggggaatgacaaagtgatccaggaaactacaggccctTTAGCGTGACCTCAATTGCCTGCAAAGTCTTATAACAAATTTTGAGAGGAATTAAAGGACAGAGgtaaatgataattgggaataaaGACAACATGgatttacaaaaggtagatctcGGACTTTGAGAAGAGCTCTGATTTGTTAGACAAAGGAAGTGCAGTAGATCTAGTCTagctggatttcagtaaagcatctgGTACAGTTCCCACATGGGAAATTAGTTCtactggagaagatggggatcaaGCAAAAGGCGGgtaaggaactgattaaagggaAGACTGATTAAAGGGAAGCTCCTCCCCCCcggctccaaccactagaccccaactcccagcacagagctggggatagaacccaggagtcctggctcccaacctcgCCAGCGTCCCCCCGAGACCCCACTGCAGGTCAGGTTGGAGGGATGTTACTAGAGGAGCTGGTCATGGAGCGGTCTAGGGACTAATGTTACTGAACATTTTAAGGTGATGCAGCTgtgtcctaggatgcatcaggcgaggtattcccagtagagacagggaataCTGGGTGCACTTCTGGGCTCCCACGTGTAAGAAAGATGAATCTGGATTAGAAATGGTGCAGAGAAGAGCGATCCGAGGAATGGAGAACccaccttatgagaggagactcaaagagcgtGGCTCGTTCAGCCTAACCAcacgaaggctgaggggagatctgattgctctctatacatCAGAGGGaaaatatcagggagggagaggagttatttaagggccaatgttggcacaagcaCAAATGGCTAGAAACTAgctatcaacaagtttaggcttgaaattagatgaaggtttctaaccatcagaggggggGGAAGTTCTgaagcagcctcccaaggggagcagtggggggcaaaaaacccAACTGGCTTCAAGACGGAGCTGATCAGTTTCAGGGGGGATGGAATagtgagactgcctacaatggcatgtggctgatctgtgactgctaacAGCAAAGATCTCCATGGGCCAGTGATCAgacactaggtggggagggctctgagttaccacagagaattctttccaggCGTCTGGCTGGTGGgcctcacccacatgctcaggttcTAACCAATCACCAGGtttgaggttgggaaggaatttttccccaggtcagaccgggcagagaccctggatgttttttccctctgcaatgtggggcctgggtcacttgcaggtttcaaCTAGAGcaaatagtggattctctgtaacttgaagtctttacgtCAAGATTTGAggccttcagtaactcagccaccCTCTATGGGCCTGTtcccggagggggagggggaggttctgtggtctgAGATGTGCAGGTCAGCCTAGGTGATCAGGacaggcccttctggccttaaggtcAATGAGTCTATGGAGGTCGCCATGAACCCAGCAACGACCCTTCCTGGATCTGACCAGGTGGGAAAGACTCTGAAGACTCCCATATTCACTCTGAAGACTAATGATGTCTTCATTATGTGTCCAGCTCCTCTGGGATGTTGTGGGCGGAGCTTGGCAGCACTGCCCATCAGGGAGGATCACAtccattttggggggaggacCAAATTAATTATGCTCCATTGCTTTGCAAAGTCAGAGATGTctactcccctctccccacaatgCACCTCTGTCCCGTCTGAATCACCCCCCCCAATGTTATCAAGGCTACAACTTGGCCCTTATATTAATAACTAAACTTGGTTCTTATTCAACCCCCAGCTCCAGGTGCTCAGCATCAGACCAGATCAAGCTTTTGGAGCTGTCAGGGACAGACAGAAACAgactccaggagtcctgacctccagctcctcccccccggctccaaccactagaccccaactcccagcacagagctggggatagaacccaggagtcctggctcccaaccttGCCAGCGTCCCCCCGAGACCCCACTGCACCCTCGTTGGGGCTCTCCAGTGCAGGAATCCTGTGGCATGCCCAGCAGGAAGGATGGCTCCTGGCACAGCCAGCCCCCCTCTTACCCTTTCTATGGCTTCTTTTTCCTGAGGCGTGACCTGGATGTAGTTCATCTGGGGAGATTCCTCTCCGATGGCCCCGATCTCCCCCTCGATGTCAGAGATGTCGGCCATCTCGCCCAGCGGCTCGTTCAGCATCTGGATGAACTGCTCTTGGTGCTGGCTGATTTGCTGGGGAGGCAATGGGAAGGAGATCAGGGTTAGGGAGAGacgtgcccccccccctccccagagcaggaCCTTTACAGTCCCTTTTCCcagcggggaaactgaggcacagaaaggggcagggacttgttcaaggtcacaaaGTGACCCACTGGTAGAGCCAGGgttagaacctaggagtcctggctccccgctccaccccctgctctaacccatcagaccccactcccctcccagagccaggcatagaacctgcctccctccactccagacacactcccctcccagcactaCTTCCCGGCTCCTCCTCCATGGCCTCTTTCAGCTCCTGTCCCCCTTTACCTGCAGTAGCTGGGGGTTCTCCTGGCCCAACTGCTGGAgcagggccgggagcagggctgggttctGCTGGATCACCTGTCGCATGTTCTGGAACTGGGGCTGGTCTCTCAGGAACTCCAGCGGGTTCTCGCCTGTGGGGAAGGAGTGTGCGGGGTGAAGCCAGTCCATGCCTTGAAGGGGCAGGGCCCACCTGGGCTATGCTGCCACACAGGTGGGGCACCGGTGATCACAGGATATGGGAGTGTATCTAGCCAGCGGGAAGAGAGCCTGGAGCCACTCCCTCCTTCCTGAAGGACCAGTTTGGGTCACCACTGCCACCCCTGGATGCATGCTTTCAGTGGCCTTCCATAGCCCATGCTCCACAGGAGCAAGAGCCTTCTCCCACGCAGCTCCAGCCCCTGGCCTGGCTgccctgggtctccccctcccaccacggTCCCTAAGTCTCGCATAGGTGTGGGAGGACCATGTCACTGACCTTCCGGTGCTGGCTGCTCTGTGGGTTGGCTCTCCTGGATCGGGGCTCTCTCCGGCTCGGAGGTGCCTGGGATGCCCTGTGAAGTCAAAGGGGCATCGTTAGTGCtgtccagtgcccctccccccacaacagcccctgccccacagggctcacCCCGCAAGGGGCCAGAAAGGAACTCAGTCTCTGGGGTTTGCCTGGCGCCCCATGTCCGGCCAGTGAGGGAGCGAGCTGCCCTCAGGCAATGCAGGCACCCCTGCTCATTTCACACAGGGTCCCAGAGAGCTGGATCAGAACCGGTGACCTTACGGGGTCAGACTCCGTATCCCACTCCTGTAAGCCATCCAGATGtggatggaaaaaaaatcatttgcccaaagtcacagagcaagtcaatggcaatgaaacccaggagtcctggctcccacacaccgctctaaccactagacctcattcctctcagagctggggggattcctggctcccagccccccctgctctaacccccgacaccccctcccctccccgagctggggatagaatccaggagtcctgcccaAGCCCCGGCGCTCCCTTACCGTCAGCAGGTACTCCACGGCGCGGTGGGGATTGTTGTAGCTGGCCCGGAGCGCAGCCACCACCCGCTCCCGCTCATATCCCATGGACATGATCTCGGTCAGCATCGTCTCGTACTCCGAGCCGGTCACTGCAGGCGAAAGGGGACAACAGCCCGGGCTGAGGCAGAGCCAGCAGTCTTGGGGTGCCCAGCACACGCTCACCAAGGGAAaggggggcaggactgggtgcTGGCTACGAacacagcccttccccctccaccagcaTCTCCCAGCAGAGGGgttcaccctcccctccccagcgtGGGATcacctcccccctccacctccaatCCCCACAGGGGAAGTGACTCTACCCTAaatcaggggcagagctgggactagaacccaggagtcctggctccctgctccacaccccaccctgtccatgactagggctcctgggcgcTACCGTAATACAGCTAAttaacacccacccacccctcatgTCCACCTGAGCTGGAGAAGGAACCCAGCCCACACATGCTGGGAAAAagcccaggagtcccggctcccagccttgtcccctaaccactagaccccattccccatgcagagctgggacgggaacccagaagtcctggctacCAGCCCCCCACCCTTCTTTCCCTAACTCGGCCCCTCTGCTAACGAGTGACTGGAGACGGTCACCTTTTATCCTTGGAACAGACACAgcccaggctgccccagagcAGCTGCCAGCAGAGACTCAACCAACTCATCAAACAGGGCACCGAACAACCCGGGGCTTGGAACCTGCCCTGCACTGAAACCTGAGATCGCCATGAAGGAGGTAGCTATGAAGGAGGTAGCTCCCAACACCCTGGTCGGGCCACcagcccacccccacaccccccagacaGAGGGGCAACACTGCGAAGGGGGGTCCTGCTCCTGGCACCCGTACACCAGCATCGGGAAGAGGGGGTTGTTTTATCCAGCGACAGCCACCAGAGGGCGCCCCCACCCAATGAGCTCATGCTGCAGGAGCCAGCTGCAGCATCTGCCCCTTGGGAGCCACGGAGCAGCCAGCCCAGGGTGCTGGCAGGAGCTCTCTGCTGTCACCCAGGGACCCCggccgcctgccccagccctagcgAGGGGATTTCACCTACCCAGGGTGGAAGCCGCGTCGTCTGGGCGCCCCACGCTACCTGAAGAGGGAACAGAGCTGCAAATTTAAAAGAGAGGAATAGTAGCTGGCTCCTTCCAAA of Natator depressus isolate rNatDep1 chromosome 20, rNatDep2.hap1, whole genome shotgun sequence contains these proteins:
- the RAD23A gene encoding UV excision repair protein RAD23 homolog A; translated protein: MAVTVTLKTLQQQTFKIRMEPEETVRVLKEKIEAEKGKEAFPVSGQKLIYAGKILSDDVAIKEYKIDEKNFVVVMVTKTKSNSGVPAPSPGDAGPASAPEPAPSVGQTLAPAAGADAVLPPAPAAPSEEKPPEEPAVVTLPESTAGSVPSSGSVGRPDDAASTLVTGSEYETMLTEIMSMGYERERVVAALRASYNNPHRAVEYLLTGIPGTSEPERAPIQESQPTEQPAPEGENPLEFLRDQPQFQNMRQVIQQNPALLPALLQQLGQENPQLLQQISQHQEQFIQMLNEPLGEMADISDIEGEIGAIGEESPQMNYIQVTPQEKEAIERLKALGFPESLVIQAYFACEKNENLAANFLLSQNFDDE